GCGACCGTCGCTCTCTCGGTCGTCAGGCCGGCGACAAGGCGACGCGGAACTGTTCTTCGAAGATCGGAGACGTCAGCTCGATGCCCACCTCCTGGTAGATCCCCGGCGGGATGCCGATGTCGGCGAGCCAGAGGTGGCCGACGGAGATCGCGTCGAGGCCGGTCTTGGGGAGGGCGAGCGTCACGGTCGCGACGGCGTCGACAGCGGCCCCGGGAGCCAGGCCGGTGGTGGCGTCGACTCCCGACGGGACGTCGAGTGCAACGACCGGGGCGTCCCGGCTCTTCGCCCACTCGATCATGGCGAGCGGGACGCCGCCGGGGGAGCCGTCGAGGCTGTAGCCGATCACCGCATCGACGATCAGCGA
This portion of the Acidimicrobiia bacterium genome encodes:
- a CDS encoding NAD(P)H-hydrate epimerase; translated protein: SLIVDAVIGYSLDGSPGGVPLAMIEWAKSRDAPVVALDVPSGVDATTGLAPGAAVDAVATVTLALPKTGLDAISVGHLWLADIGIPPGIYQEVGIELTSPIFEEQFRVALSPA